One genomic region from Candidatus Tisiphia endosymbiont of Dioctria linearis encodes:
- a CDS encoding site-specific tyrosine recombinase XerD has product MEFIEQFLEAMIAERGVANNSIVSYKCDLLDFQKFLLQNKLLELNIKAENIRDWVEYLAENGLQARSINRKISTIKNYYEFLISEKHTNYNPTLMVDLPKYQTKLPATLSIDQIKTLLLYCDQDKSPDSVRLKAMIHLLYASGLRVSELVSIRLTDILVNQISQNIKRIFSITGKGNKERMVIINEQAALSLLDYLTIRSNFVSRKHLKSQIYLFCSSAASGHMTRQNFAILLKQAAIKAGLNPDNISPHTLRHSFASHLLEGGADLRVIQELLGHADISTTQIYTHIQTKHLKLALDRHPLKSAIIKR; this is encoded by the coding sequence CTGGAATTTATTGAACAATTCCTAGAAGCGATGATAGCAGAACGTGGAGTAGCTAATAATTCCATAGTTAGTTATAAATGCGATCTATTAGATTTTCAGAAATTTTTATTACAAAATAAATTATTAGAGCTAAATATTAAAGCTGAAAATATTAGAGATTGGGTCGAATATTTAGCAGAAAATGGCTTGCAAGCAAGATCAATTAACCGAAAAATATCAACTATAAAAAACTATTATGAATTTTTAATTAGCGAAAAACATACAAATTATAATCCTACTTTGATGGTAGATCTACCAAAATATCAAACTAAACTTCCTGCTACATTATCGATCGATCAAATCAAAACTTTACTTTTATATTGTGATCAAGATAAAAGCCCTGATTCCGTACGTCTAAAAGCAATGATTCATTTATTATATGCAAGTGGGTTACGTGTTTCTGAGCTTGTCAGTATTAGACTAACTGATATTTTAGTAAATCAAATATCCCAAAATATTAAAAGAATATTTTCTATAACTGGTAAGGGCAATAAAGAAAGAATGGTGATTATCAATGAACAGGCTGCCCTTAGTTTGCTAGATTATTTAACTATTCGCAGTAACTTTGTCAGCAGAAAACATTTAAAAAGTCAAATTTACTTATTTTGTTCTTCTGCCGCTAGTGGTCATATGACTAGACAGAATTTTGCAATTCTTTTAAAACAAGCAGCTATTAAGGCTGGGTTAAATCCAGATAATATCTCCCCACACACTTTACGTCACAGTTTTGCTAGCCATTTGCTAGAAGGTGGTGCAGATCTTAGAGTAATTCAAGAACTACTTGGGCATGCTGATATTAGTACTACCCAAATATACACCCATATCCAAACAAAGCATCTAAAACTTGCCTTAGATCGTCATCCGCTTAAGTCAGCTATAATCAAACGCTGA
- the pheS gene encoding phenylalanine--tRNA ligase subunit alpha gives MDNLNQILESAQSSIEATQTLSGLQQIRVEFLGKKSLLTQEMKKLGDLEPNDRKKLGEIVNLLKEQISNLLQAKQTILEEFELNKQFAEEKTDLTIPARQHKKGSIHPITQATEELIQIFAKFGLTIKDGPNIENDWYNFTALNFYEDHPARQMHDTFYLKAKEGADPLLLRTHTSTIQIRTMQNDKPPFRFIAPGRTYRSDSDMTHTPMFHQIEGLVLDENINMGHLKYLITEFIKDFFEQTNIEIRFRPSFFPFTEPSAEVDIKMPDSNKWLEVLGCGMVHPNVLKNVNIDSDHYQGFAFGLGVERFAMLKYGIKDLRQFFEGDIRWLKHYNFSAFDIPTLAGGLTR, from the coding sequence ATGGATAATCTAAACCAAATATTAGAATCTGCTCAAAGCAGTATAGAGGCAACTCAAACTTTATCAGGATTGCAACAAATTAGGGTAGAGTTTCTTGGCAAAAAAAGCTTACTCACTCAAGAAATGAAAAAACTGGGCGATCTTGAACCAAATGATCGCAAAAAGTTAGGTGAGATAGTTAATCTGCTTAAAGAGCAGATTAGTAATTTGCTACAAGCAAAACAAACTATTTTGGAGGAATTTGAATTAAATAAGCAATTTGCTGAAGAAAAGACAGATTTAACCATTCCAGCTAGACAGCACAAGAAGGGCAGCATTCACCCCATTACCCAAGCTACCGAAGAATTAATTCAAATATTTGCAAAATTTGGGCTAACCATTAAGGATGGTCCAAATATCGAAAATGACTGGTATAATTTTACTGCCCTCAATTTTTATGAAGACCACCCTGCCAGGCAGATGCATGACACTTTCTACCTAAAAGCAAAAGAAGGAGCCGATCCTCTGTTACTACGTACCCACACTTCAACAATACAAATTAGAACCATGCAAAATGATAAACCGCCTTTTAGGTTTATTGCTCCTGGTAGAACTTATAGATCAGATTCCGATATGACGCATACACCAATGTTCCACCAGATTGAAGGTCTAGTACTCGATGAAAATATTAATATGGGGCATTTAAAATACCTTATCACGGAATTTATCAAAGACTTTTTTGAACAAACAAATATTGAAATACGTTTTAGACCAAGTTTCTTCCCATTTACTGAACCATCTGCCGAAGTGGATATTAAGATGCCAGATAGTAATAAATGGCTTGAGGTACTTGGTTGCGGTATGGTTCATCCAAACGTTCTGAAAAATGTTAATATAGATAGTGATCATTATCAAGGATTTGCTTTTGGGCTAGGTGTTGAACGTTTTGCTATGTTAAAATACGGGATCAAAGATCTTAGACAATTTTTTGAAGGAGATATAAGATGGTTAAAACACTATAATTTCTCTGCTTTTGATATACCAACTCTAGCTGGGGGGTTAACAAGATGA
- a CDS encoding DUF721 domain-containing protein — MKPLSHDINIIIRRIFGKQHPLLAEIMINWNKIVGAKFSSKTTPLKISKIKEKGQLINILHVQAENSSIALEISYYQQIIIERISVYLGFKAIHSIKTTIYGTFNKII; from the coding sequence ATGAAACCACTCAGCCATGACATCAACATAATTATTAGACGAATTTTTGGCAAGCAGCACCCATTGCTTGCAGAAATTATGATTAATTGGAACAAGATTGTTGGAGCAAAATTTAGTAGCAAAACTACCCCTCTAAAAATATCTAAAATTAAAGAGAAAGGACAGCTAATAAATATTTTACATGTACAAGCAGAAAATTCGAGCATTGCTTTAGAAATATCATACTATCAACAGATAATCATTGAGCGTATTTCGGTTTATCTAGGTTTTAAGGCTATACATAGCATAAAAACTACAATATATGGCACTTTTAACAAAATAATTTGA
- a CDS encoding MraY family glycosyltransferase yields the protein MSDFINYSFLFLLSFIATSFFTWLLIFNLPSFGMVDIPDPRRAHNKITPRGGGLAIVIVVIIGLITYEYFVTEMLINSIKIVPLLLIISTISFLDDLVSIPVFIRLIIHIICSTISIILFLSPALLFHYELPLYIDFVLSIIYLITFLNIYNFLDGIDGISGAESIHLSITILILCYLKYDTIININFIIVLNIIILGCSIGFLIFNWHPAKIFIGDVGSISLGFLLGLCLILISASSIHLFIASSIASLYYMTDGGLTILIRLLNKEKIWQPHLKHFFQKAVRNGKSHREVVYRIIICNILLMILSISSLYFPLVSIIFAVLVVMVTIINFAHETTQP from the coding sequence ATGAGTGATTTTATTAATTATAGTTTTTTATTTTTGTTATCTTTTATAGCAACAAGCTTTTTTACTTGGCTATTGATTTTCAATCTTCCCTCTTTTGGAATGGTGGATATACCGGATCCACGTAGAGCACACAATAAAATTACACCAAGAGGAGGTGGGCTTGCTATAGTAATAGTGGTAATAATTGGTCTTATCACCTATGAATATTTTGTAACAGAAATGTTGATAAACTCAATTAAAATTGTACCATTATTACTGATCATTTCTACAATTTCATTTTTAGATGATCTTGTCTCTATTCCTGTATTTATAAGACTAATTATTCACATAATTTGTTCCACAATAAGCATTATATTATTTTTATCTCCAGCATTATTGTTTCATTACGAATTACCATTATATATTGATTTTGTGTTATCCATAATATACTTGATTACCTTTTTAAATATTTATAATTTTCTTGATGGAATAGATGGTATTAGTGGTGCTGAATCTATTCATTTATCCATCACCATATTGATACTTTGTTATTTAAAGTATGATACAATAATAAATATAAATTTTATTATTGTACTTAATATCATTATATTGGGATGTTCTATAGGTTTTTTGATATTTAACTGGCATCCTGCTAAAATTTTTATAGGAGACGTAGGTAGCATAAGTTTAGGATTTTTATTAGGTTTATGTTTAATACTTATTTCAGCTTCTAGTATTCATTTATTTATTGCTTCATCTATTGCTAGCTTATATTACATGACCGATGGAGGACTAACCATATTAATTAGACTACTTAATAAGGAAAAGATTTGGCAACCTCATTTAAAGCATTTTTTTCAAAAAGCAGTTAGAAATGGTAAAAGTCATAGGGAAGTAGTGTATAGAATTATAATATGCAATATATTACTTATGATATTATCAATCAGTTCTCTATATTTTCCTTTAGTATCAATTATTTTTGCTGTATTAGTAGTAATGGTTACAATCATTAATTTTGCCCATGAAACCACTCAGCCATGA
- the radC gene encoding RadC family protein yields MKDDTPHYIGHRQRLRQRIVMSAENLANYELLEMILFSVIPRKDVKPLAKELLTRFGSLADLINTDKEKLLNIKGTNDNLYINFVTMRELTNRMLKQKVMNHNVISSWSILIDYLKATMGNMKTEQFRILFLNKKNILIADEVLSQGTIDQATIYPREIIKRALFNEAGAIILVHNHPSGVSKPSNTDIKLTHKIVETCANVNISVHDHVIIAANEYFSFKSNMLL; encoded by the coding sequence ATGAAAGATGATACTCCTCATTATATTGGACATAGACAACGTCTAAGGCAACGTATTGTTATGTCTGCAGAGAATCTTGCGAATTATGAATTACTTGAAATGATATTATTTTCTGTAATACCTAGAAAAGATGTAAAACCATTAGCGAAGGAATTACTAACGCGATTTGGTAGTCTGGCTGATTTAATAAATACAGATAAAGAAAAACTACTTAATATTAAAGGGACTAATGATAATTTATACATAAATTTTGTTACTATGCGTGAATTAACTAACAGGATGCTAAAACAAAAAGTAATGAATCATAATGTCATTAGCTCTTGGAGCATTCTAATAGATTATCTGAAAGCAACTATGGGCAATATGAAGACAGAACAGTTTCGTATCTTATTTCTAAATAAAAAGAATATCCTGATTGCTGATGAAGTTTTAAGCCAAGGCACCATAGATCAGGCAACAATATATCCAAGAGAAATAATTAAAAGAGCTTTATTTAATGAAGCTGGTGCAATTATACTGGTACATAATCATCCAAGTGGTGTTAGTAAACCTTCAAATACTGATATAAAACTAACACACAAAATAGTAGAAACTTGTGCTAATGTGAATATATCTGTTCATGACCACGTGATTATTGCAGCTAATGAATATTTCAGTTTTAAATCTAATATGTTGTTATGA
- the map gene encoding type I methionyl aminopeptidase: MTITIHTAEDFKKMHIAGKLAAETLDFITNYVKPGVSTIYLNDLCHDFIVSNNAIPAPLNYNGFPKSICTSVNHVVCHGIPNDKLLKNGDIINIDVTVIVDGWYGDTSRMFYVGDVGIKAKRLVQVTYDAMMIGIELVKPGVHLGTIGNAIQTYVEKHNYSVVRNYTGHGIGRIFHTKPDVLHYGKAGTGLVLEEGMFFTIEPMVNAGHHSTHLSKLDDWTVTTSDKSLSAQFEHSLGVTKDGFDIFTLSPKHLTYPPYKIDL; encoded by the coding sequence ATGACTATAACCATTCATACAGCCGAAGACTTTAAGAAAATGCATATTGCAGGTAAACTTGCTGCAGAAACCTTAGATTTCATTACTAATTATGTAAAACCAGGGGTAAGTACCATTTATTTAAATGATCTTTGCCATGACTTTATTGTATCCAATAATGCAATCCCTGCACCTTTAAACTATAATGGCTTCCCAAAATCAATTTGCACTTCTGTTAACCATGTAGTATGCCATGGTATCCCAAATGATAAACTCCTTAAGAATGGTGATATCATAAACATTGACGTTACCGTAATTGTTGATGGATGGTACGGTGACACTAGTAGAATGTTTTACGTTGGTGATGTCGGAATTAAAGCAAAACGCTTAGTGCAAGTTACTTATGATGCTATGATGATAGGAATTGAACTAGTGAAACCAGGAGTACATTTAGGAACTATCGGAAATGCTATACAAACTTATGTTGAGAAGCATAATTATTCAGTTGTTAGAAATTATACTGGTCACGGGATAGGGCGTATATTCCATACAAAACCGGATGTTCTACATTACGGTAAAGCTGGCACTGGCTTGGTATTAGAAGAAGGTATGTTTTTTACTATTGAACCAATGGTAAATGCTGGACATCACTCTACCCATCTAAGTAAATTAGACGATTGGACAGTTACCACAAGTGATAAATCATTATCAGCACAATTTGAGCATAGTTTGGGTGTAACCAAAGATGGTTTTGACATTTTTACTTTGTCACCAAAACACTTGACATATCCACCTTATAAAATAGATTTATAA